The DNA sequence TACAACATTGTATGTCATTTAAATACACTGAAATTAAGTAAAACAAAAATACATACAAGTTAGATTAACATAAAATATGGTGTTTTGACTTTTTAATATAgcttgaaataaaattatgtggAAGAGTATACTAATACATAAATATAGTAGAATACAAACGTTAGGAATAAAAACAGAATATAATCACTGAACATAGTTAAGtctgaaaatataataaatacagtaaaatacaatGAATACAACATAATGAATATAACACTGTCTATTATTTAAATACACTGAAATACAGTAAAACAAAAATACATACAAGTTAGATTAACACTAAATATAGTGTTTTGACTTTATAATATAGCTTGAATGATATTTTTTGTATCTGTACGCAATTGAATTATGCTGAATATAACATGACATGTATATAGGAGGACATTTAAACAACCATTGAATACAACATTGGCTATCATTGAAATTTAATAAATATAGTAAAATACAATTGAATACACTACTGCCTATCATTCAAATATTGCAGAATATAGCTGGATTATAACAGGGATTTAAAACTATTAAACTATACTGAATATAGCAGGGATATGTATCAACATAATACAACTATATAAATACATAATAGAAGTATGTGGATTATTATTAATACataaatataacataatatatgAATTAATAGCGTAACTTAAAGACTGTTGTGGTTTCATTCATAAACACCTTAAAGACAAAATACATTCATGTATTCAAAAACGACAAATGTCGAGTAAAATCATGATGTATTCAGTAATAAGCTACAAATACAATCCGATTTACATGAAACTATTCTAAAACTATCTTCACAGAAGTATCCGAATATGTGATTTGCCTAACAATCTTTGCGGGTGCTTCATTGTCGCTTATGGCATCGTCGTCTATCTTCCGCATAGCATAGTCCCAAAGGAGGGCAACATATCTTTAACGGAGTAAATTGGCATCAAAGGTTGTTTGTGGAACCAATCCATAAGTACTCAAATACTCTGCGCATGCTGTGACATACAACCCACAATCCCTGAAAAAGTAGATTGACACAGTTAAATACAGCAGAATACGATTGGCTTgagaatacatatgaatacatttAGGGTGAATACATAACTAAATATAGAACAACTAGTGTATTTAAAAATGTTGTTGAATGaactaaaatacatataaatacatctaactACAAAATCACGTTAAAACGTAAAAATTAGTGTAGGAACTatcaaatacatataaatacatctacatACAAGAAGAGACAACCACTGTACAAGCTAATAATCAATGTTTGAGgactcaaatatataaaaatacatCTACAATTACCTTGTCGCTCTGTGTTTCCGAGCTAGTTTCTTTAGAGACATCTTTTCCCTTACTCCCTAAAGCATCACCCATGAGTTTTCTTCTCTTTTCCACATCAGGAAGTGTTGATTTTTTCGAAGATTTCTCAACTTGACCTTGTTTCATAAGGTCATTGTGTATTTTTGTTCTCTTTTCGATTTCAGTAGTTACTAATGAATCTGCAAATACTGGTTCCGCTTGAGTGATTTGCAAATCGAAAGATGGACCATCGAAATTTAGTGCTTTGGTGGGTTTACCTCTGGTAACCCTTTTCTGGGTTGTTAAATCAGCCATTGAAGAGGAAATTTCAAATTTTCTGGTGAAAACTAAACAATGgtgaatattttaaaaaaatatattaaagaaaaaaagaagaagctttAACCGGCCAAAAGCTAAAAACTTTAACACTTGCCACAACTTTTTGAagcaaataaaattaaaaattgagGAAGATAATGGCGTTGATAAAGGAGAATCGTGCTTCAACAATGGAGAGGACAATGTTGTGTGAGAGAGAGAGCGTGGAGAGAGAATTAAGAATTTTGTGAGAGAATTTTGTGGAGAGAGAACTGTGCGGTAATTTAGTGAGAGAATAAACTGAAAGAATGTGAGAGAAAAATATTAGATACCGTATTTTATGACTTAATCGTAGGGAGTGAccataaatatatattttgctaTAAAACCTAAAAGATagctatataaaataatattttaaaatgatttttatttataataaataggttGTAAAACTTTACTACAGGAGGTAAAATTTTCAAGATATTATCCATGCAAAGTGCAAACAACACAATTTAAGTCCATCTATAGTGGGCCGATCTATTAGTTAGAAGAAGGCCCAAACTTTGGTCCATAGTGTCTGATAGTCGAAGCCCCCGGGATCATTACACAAATATCTAGTTGGATTTACTGTTTACTTTTTTTAGCCGATATACATAAATATAATACTCATTATGtacaattatattttttttatatataattatatattcaccagcctctctaccttcattAAGTAGAGGTAAGATCTAGGTACACTTTACCCTCCCCATACCTCACTTGTGAAATTTTACTGggcttcttgttgttgttgtataattaTATATTCATCAGCTATTTTTAGTATAAGCAGTTAGGTGTgcgactatttaggttaattgTTCTTTTTAATACATGCCATTGATTGATCCTTCCATGTAGAAATGTTGCATGTTGGGATTATGCTTTATGTTGACTAATATACGAATTCTGCTACGTTGACTAATACAAAGCCTTATATGGGGTAATTTAGTGTTGCGTATCAACTCAGGCTACTCATAGGCTAGAATtaacttattttttatttattggcATTAGGTAGCCTGATAATTGTATATCACAATAATAATGTGTATATCAAAATGTATACCACAACTTTAATTTTCTTCTTTGTATATATCACAATGTATATCAAATTTTTATTCCATTCTTCGTATATCAAAGATATGAAATTATAAATATAGTTGTCTATAATTTATTAGTCTCTATATCCAAGtatataacataaaaataatcacattatttgtatatcacatcaaataatgtgtATACCGAAATGTATATCAcaactttatttttcttctttgtttttatatatatatatatatatatatatatatatatgttagtgATGCATAAGTTATATATCACGATATACAATAGGATACACACAAGTATACATTGTGATATACACAAAAATACCAACAGATACCTCTTTGTGAATAATACAAAATTGTTGAAATTTTTAGAATAAATTAAATTTGCAATTTACTCATCAGCAAAAAACAGCGTGAAAATCAAAAAACAAAAGAGCAGAAGCATATATCTTTTGTAGTATGGACTAGGGTCATTGGTTGTAGAAAGAGAATCAtcagaaaatatatttttttcgaagaaaacaataaaataaaaggagAGAGGAAAGATAGAAAAAAAATaggcaaaattatttttctcgTTAGGAAAAGAATAACAATTTTGCATATTATCAGGCTCCCTAAACCATGAGAGAGAGGAGAGTTAGAAGAAGAAATATAGGGGGAGCCGGGGAGAGAGGGAGAGGGAGCGACAAAAAGAGAAGTAAATTTCACGGGTGGTCATTTAACTATGTGTTCATTacgcaaaagtcatttttcttctttttgttacgtaaaaatcattcaactttgtgtttattactcaaaagtcatttttctttcttttgttacataaaaattagtttactttgctctatttatcacaaaaatcaccttggccagattttataataattttaattgaaaagtctattatgccatTGCCATTATAAATCTTCTCATTTATATAATACattctatattatatactatataatatatttttacctaggtattttacttataattaaaataactttatattattttatttataatttttataatatatccatacatttaattttttcgtggcactcaatttgtttaatcataaTCATACATccacatattttaaatataaaaataataaaaaatatttatttttttatatctatTTGAAATAATAAAAACAGATTTGTTTAACGAATGATAGTTTATTATTGTcaataaaaaaattttaaaaaagtttcaaagatatttgtgTTTGATATTAAGTTTTTAAAGCTTTATCTGTtagtattattttcttgaaagtaTTAATCTGATATGTCATTGTACTAAATAtggatattttatttattggatcAATGGGTATAACTTGGCTGATAAATCAATGAgctttgattttataatttttattaaaaatattttattaagcatGATTAAGAACGTGGACTTGGAATTTGTTCACGGTAATGTTACCGataaatttaataatgctacttatatatcttgaaaattaacgttaagaaaaaaattaaatgtatgaatatatttgtaggcatgcaaaatttattaaaattaaatccataaaataatttggactatattttaagttcaagatatattagtccaaataaatattgtgggctaatataattgaattaattatataagtccaacaataagtcttaatccattgggctagcctatttaattgggctaaataaagtgatgagcccacttcattaaacCCAAAATTTCATCTTCCTAGAGACCCAAATTGATGCCTACGTATCAAAtaacgtggcacgccaagtcaaacgaaagagccaataggatcgtgccacgtgtcaaaatgacaaagcatgccaagtcaaattaaaaggccaatgaaatcgtGCCACGTATGTAAGTGACatattctggccaatcaaatgtggCCTTGTcatacttcaatttgattggtcggaaagagtttgttcttatcaaaactcttccctcccacaactataaataggggtcttcataactcaaAAGAcatcagaagttataacaagaagcaagaaagagctcgtggatcaaacgctgcaaattcTTCCATAagtttcaagcaatcaagttcaagttcaacaaatcaagaacgaagaacaaatcaagattcaaggagtacgagttcaaatcaaagtttgtgctagttgaattcaagatcatcgttcatgacaacaaatataggttcaagatcaagctcaaaggcccataaatttatttactattgaaaagaagaatcagaggatttatagagattgtacactcatattatttgaaataaaatactacgattgttgtaatatttttcggtcttgattttattctctcgatgcaatttattgtctacaaattctagAACGCTCAGTGGGACAATCCCTACCTCTCATCTCAaattttcaatcaccaaagtttaAGAACATCAAAATAGTTTCAAGAAAATCAACCCCGGATCAACTTCCACCTaggctgctaactccaggttctatgctgatgtggaaagcatcctcgatgttacttttggaagctttggaccagttacgagaagcaaagcaagctcgttaggACAACAAGCATCCCATGTGCCATCCGcatcaacccatattttcggatcttcatcctcaaaaggagcaagatcctCCACAAGCGCACCAGAAGGAGaaagcgatgttgctgaaaagatcaagaaaactcttgctctgcttgacctctccggatcTAAGCACTCTGCTGTGAAGGAAaatgatgatgcttcaagtgatgaATCCTCTCCACTTACACCACATAGTGTGAGCCAATCGAGGATCAATATGTGTGACAATCCACGCTACTCTCCATCGTCCAcgacaatcatgcaagccatggtgacaaacacttcatctgtggaGGAGCAGTTAGAAAAATTGACGGAAGCAATCGCTAGCTTGAcgaagtgcatgcaaaatcaagatgctagaatcgaCAAGCTAACAAATAGGGTGGGAATCTTAATGAAAGAAGAATCCACCCACACACTTGGCATACTCCCAGAAGTTCCAGAGAGTGATTCTCCCCCAAGACAAGTAGCATCCTCTAAGGCTATCCATGTCTCATCTGAAAGGATGATTCCAATCGATCAAATGAAGGAGTTCATTTAATGAACCATTAAGAGTAAGTATGAAGTTGATGCCAAGTCCTCCCTTACATATGCAAAGCCATACACTGCCACGGTCGGTATGTTGAAGATGCATGCTGGGTATCAACCTCCAAAATTTCAACAGTTTGTTGGTAAAAGTAATCCAAAGCAATATGTGGCACACTTCTTTGAAGCGTGCAACAATGCTGGGACTTATAgagattacctcgtcaagcaGTTTGTTCGCTCGCTAAAAGGAATGCTTTTGACTGGTACACAGACCTCGAGGCTGGATCTATTAatagttgagatcaactagaggaagagttcctcaatcgcttttatagcacgAGATATACTGTGAGTAAGATACaacttacaaatactcgtcaacgaaAGAGTGAACCAGTTATTGACTTTATCAATCattggaggaatgcaagcctcaactgcaaagagaggcttagtgaagcttttggcatagagatgtgcatacaaggcatgcattggggactctgctacatcttgcaaggtatcaagcctagcacattttAAGAACTCACAACTTGAGCCCATGACATGGATTTAAGCATGGCCTCCGCTGGAAATGAAAGGTTTCCTATCTATGAGCCTTgcaaagggaacgacaagcaagaagtTAGGAAATGGAGCAAGTTTGTACCCATGTATAaaaacaaagaagctatgaatgtgAAAAGATCACCTGTGAAGTTCACAACAAtggtgagcaagaagcagagtacgaaatccacttcttttcaagataaaccAAGTGGGAAGTTGACTCTAAAGGAAATGCAAGAGAAGGAGTACCCATTTCTGTATTCTGATGTGCCATCAAGttttgaagaactcctcgagttaaatctcattgagcttccggagatAAGCGGCCAAATGAAGCTAGTAAAAcgaatgacccaaattactgcaaataccatcgactTGTGAGCCACCCTCTAGAGAAGTGATTTGTCTTCAAGGACAATGTTATGGATGGATTTGGCTCatgaaaagaagatcgtgcttgaagatgagaaagcaagtGCAAACCAAGTCTTtatcacctttggctcattcagtccagATAAACTATAtggttttaaagaaagtaaagacGGAGAATTACTGGAGAACAATAAAGTTGAAGTCGATCaacctgatgatgatgaaggttggacgttggtgactcaTCGTAGGCGCCACAAAAGAAGCCCATAAATAGAATcaatagaacaaccaacaaggaaaataatggtaAAAGAACCAATGAAGCAGAATCCAGTTAGGCGTTTGAAGAAAGCAAAAATGGAGGTGCACCACcctcaaaagccacgacatcTAGTGACCTTGGAGGATTTCTTTCCATGTTGGTTCCGCATGAAAATTTCCCGTGATGGTATTGAGGCCTCTTGTTGCAATGCTGataaaggggaagaaaagagtgatgacctactATTGGCACCATCTTTAGAAAATCTCATCGAGTCTATTCCTCAAGAAGTTAACACGTGCGAGGAAAAAGTCACGTTCACAAATGATGATCTTCTGCTAGCTGACACTCCTCATAACCACCCattgtacctggttggctatatgcaTGATGAAAAGGTAAAttgaattttggttgatggaggatcctcagtgaacatcttGACAATTCGCACagtgaaagaacttggtattcccattAGTGAACTCTCAGAAAGTCATGTGATGATctaaggattcaaccaaggggggcaaagagccataggtgcgatcgggttgggaatcaccattgaagatattcaatcaagtgcatggctgcatgtgatcgatgcaaatACTTCATACAATTTCTtacttggaaggccttggatacataagaataaagtggttccatctacctaccatcaatatTTGAAATACTACGAAGGTGAAGTTGAGAAGAAGATCATTGTTGATGATGAGCCATTTaccgaggctgagtcacacttcgcTGATGCAAAGTTTTACTCGAAGAATcacattgtgaaggagctaaaagctgatgatggcatgaaaaataagaataatgAGCCCACAACTAAAAGAGCTGAGGTGATGGCTGCTAGCGCCAAAGCTGTTACTGAGGAGGTACAACCCAACATGAATAAATCTCATAGAGGGGATATTGCGTCTTATGACAAGAAAGTAAGTCTTGCgctccaatatgtccctaaaaggaagaaagatgaaggtgaatcatctaatctccaaactaacatgctaaataagttaactcttccggtaaaacaaattgaggcagtaaagttgtcCTCGAAGCCACTTGCAGGGTTTGTAGCCCAAAATCGTTTGTAGAATGTGGCACTCCCTATAAAACGAACAaatgaaggttttgatcctaacgcttacaggctatttgcaaaagttagatacaatcccaatgagctatcaaagttagggaagctcccatTAGAAGCTGCGACGGGGCAACCAcatgaaggtttgggatacaagcaacAGTCACCAATGCGCATCTTTATAAGGAGTGCGAGCAGcaattatatcactgtagaagacAAATCTGATGCTTCTAACAAgccttctgtctttgatcgacttggaaaatcaactgtgagaactttcgtatttgagagattgggtcTATTAAAGAAGGGGAATAAGTTCTAGACaaattatcgaaatacaagaATACCAGCTTCACCCAAAATTcagaagatctctaaggatttccaaattctggttccttctagaatgaagcAACAAATTTAAGTCATAGTTTTGTATGATGAGGTACTGAAGGTAAAGCCATATACCGTGGTCTACACTAAGGAATATGATAAAGATGAAGAAAGTGTAGGTTCTTCATATCACATTAGTGCACTAGGCGAGAATGGTGTTTCAATTCTAATGGAGGATGATGAGAAATTGGAGGATGTTTCATTGTGTTACCATATATCCTTCAACGATagggaccctcaagaagatgaagatgcaaaGGATGCTCCGCCTGAACTTGAAGAAGGGGTAAAAACAACAGTGGACACTTTGAAAGAAGTAAACCTTGGCACTGATGAAGAATCGAGGCCTACTTATCTAAGTGCTTTACTAGTAGccgatgaagaaagcacttatatggagttactcaaggagtttaaagatgtctttgcttggagttacaaagagatGCCTGGCTTGGACACTAAAGTAGTAGTCCATCACCTTGCAGTCAAGAATGGCGCTCGTCCTATTAAGCAAGATcaaaggcgctttaggccggacttggttccATTGATTGAAagtgaagttaacaaactcatcgaAGCTGGTTTTATtcgtgaagttaaatacccaacatgggtttcaagtattgtccctgtaaggaGAAAAAATGGCTAGATTCGAGTGTGCGTTAACTTCCgggatctcaacaatgcgtgTCTGAAAGATGAATTCCCACTTACTATTCCATagctgatgatcgatgctacCACTGGTTATGAGGCAATGTCTTTCATGGACGGTTCgtcgggctataaccaaatttgtatggcaccaaaagatgaagagcttactgaATTCCGTACCCCaaagggtatttattgctacaaggtaatgccttttggcttgaagaacgctggtgctacttaccaaagAGCTATACAAAATATCCTTGATGACCTTCTCCACAAGAATGTCGAATGCTATGTTGACGagttggtggtaaaatcaagaaagaagAGCGACCACTTGAAGGACTTggaatggtgtttgagttgctccggaggtaccaacttaggatgaaaccattgaaatgcgcctttggagttacttccggaatgttccttggtttcattgtccgacatcgagggattgaaattgatcaagccaaagtagatgcaatcttgaaaatgcctgagcctcgggatattcacgaattgaaaagtctgcaaggcaagttagcgtaccttaggagatacatctcaaacctagctgggaggtgccaaccattcagccgccttatgaagaaaggtgtccctttcaaatgggaccaaaCGTGTAGCAATGACTTTGAGAGTATTAAATcttacttgatgaagcctccagtTTAGCAGCCCCTATACTTGAAAAGTCGTTGATACTATATATTTTAGCATAAAAAAGGTCTGTTGGAGCGCTATTGGCCTGAGAAAATATTGAGGGAAAAgaaaactctctttactacttgaccaggatgatgacaccaaactagctgaattattcgccaattgaaaagttATGTTTGGCATTAGTCTTCTCAGTTCAAAAGTtaaagcactactttcaagctcatgttgttcgtcttgtttctaaagcaaataccatcaagttcgtgatgtcaaaacctgttcttagtgatcgactagcgatggtatctccaatttcaacaattcgAGATTTTGTACATCCCTTAAAAGGAtgtaaaaggacaagcattggtAGACTTCTTGGTAGATCACCCTATACCTGATCATTGGGAGCTAACTGACGAACTGCCT is a window from the Nicotiana tomentosiformis chromosome 10, ASM39032v3, whole genome shotgun sequence genome containing:
- the LOC138900140 gene encoding uncharacterized protein — translated: MVKEPMKQNPVRRLKKAKMEVHHPQKPRHLVTLEDFFPCWFRMKISRDGIEASCCNADKGEEKSDDLLLAPSLENLIESIPQEVNTCEEKVTFTNDDLLLADTPHNHPLYLVGYMHDEKNKVVPSTYHQYLKYYEGEVEKKIIVDDEPFTEAESHFADAKFYSKNHIVKELKADDGMKNKNNEPTTKRAEVMAASAKAVTEEVQPNMNKSHRGDIASYDKKVSLALQYVPKRKKDEGESSNLQTNMLNKLTLPVKQIEAVKLSSKPLAGLFAKVRYNPNELSKLGKLPLEAATGQPHEGLGYKQQSPMRIFIRSASSNYITVEDKSDASNKPSVFDRLGKSTVKPYTVVYTKEYDKDEESVGSSYHISALGENGVSILMEDDEKLEDVSLCYHISFNDRDPQEDEDAKDAPPELEEGVKTTVDTLKEVNLGTDEESRPTYLSALLVADEESTYMELLKEFKDVFAWSYKEMPGLDTKVVVHHLAVKNGARPIKQDQRRFRPDLVPLIESEVNKLIEAGFIREVKYPTWVSSIVPLMIDATTGYEAMSFMDGSSGYNQICMAPKDEELTEFRTPKGIYCYKVMPFGLKNAGATYQRAIQNILDDLLHKNVECYVDELVVKSRKKSDHLKDLEWCLSCSGVFSVQKLKHYFQAHVVRLVSKANTIKFVMSKPVLSDRLAMDVKGQALVDFLVDHPIPDHWELTDELPDENAMVIEVQPPWKMYFDGAAHCGRAGAGIVFITSQVELQVFGDSQLVINQILGSYEVKKPKLHPYHDYVKNLIGWVGGVTIQHVPRKENKKVDALAALASSLALPDQTLVTVCQKWIVPPPNEVEGEGNELKHFVVVSEAEKEEWR